A genomic segment from Glycine max cultivar Williams 82 chromosome 1, Glycine_max_v4.0, whole genome shotgun sequence encodes:
- the LOC100778056 gene encoding cytochrome P450 82A4 (The RefSeq protein has 4 substitutions, 1 non-frameshifting indel compared to this genomic sequence), with protein MELVLHFLNTTTIGVVSLIFLLCLFLYGPLKKVHGSSKEAPTVGGAWPIFGHLPLLIGSKSPHKALGALAEKHGPLFTIKLGAKKALVVSDWEMARECFTTNDVAVSARPKLLVAELMCYNNAMLLVAPYGPYWRELRKIIVTEILSSSRVEQLQDVRVSEVQNSIVELYDVWRSQKNESDYASVELKQWFAQPIFNMVLRMVVGKRFLSATATDEKAEKCVKAVDEFMRLAGVFTVGDAIPYLRWLDFGGYEKAMKETAKELDVMISEWLEEHRQKRALGEGVDGAQDFMNVMLSSLDGKTIDGIDADTLIKSTVLTIIQAGTEASISTIIWAMCLILKNPLILENKAELDIQVGKDRCICESDISNLVYLQAVVKETLRLYAPGPLSSPREFAEDCTLGGYHVKKGTRLITNIWKIHTDPNVWSDPFEFKPDRFLTTHKDIDVKGHHFQLLPFGSGRRVCPGISFGLQTVHLALASFLHSFEILNPSTEPLDMTEAFGVTNTKATPLEVLVKPCLSPSCYKSM; from the exons ATGGAATTAGTTCTACATTTCCTAAACACCACAACAATTGGAGTTGTTTCTCTAATCTTcctcttgtgtttgtttttgtatggtcCCTTAAAAAAAGTTCACGGTAGCAGCAAAGAGGCTCCCACAGTTGGTGGTGCATGGCCAATATTTGGCCACCTCCCATTGTTGATTGGTTCTAAGTCACCTCATAAAGCCTTGGGTGCTTTGGCTGAGAAGCATGGACCCTTGTTCACCATCAAGCTCGGTGCCAAGAAGGCTTTGGTAGTTAGCGACTGGGAAATGGCTAGGGAATGCTTCACAACGAACGACGTTGCAGTTTCCGCTCGCCCCAAGCTTCTCGTCGCTGAGCTCATGTGCTACAACAACGCCATGTTGCTCGTGGCGCCCTACGGTCCCTATTGGCGCGAACTAAGGAAGATCATTGTGACGGAGATCCTCTCCTCGAGCCGTGTAGAGCAACTACAAGATGTTCGTGTGTCCGAAGTTCAAAATTCGATCGTAGAACTCTACGACGTTTGGCGTAGCCAAAAGAACGAGTCTGACTATGCATCCGTGGAGTTGAAGCAATGGTTTGCTCAGCCCATATTCAACATGGTTCTACGAATGGTCGTCGGGAAGCGGTTTCTGAGTGCCACGGCGACCGACGAGAAGGCAGAGAAGTGTGTAAAGGCTGTGGATGAGTTCATGCGTCTGGCGGGCGTGTTCACCGTCGGAGACGCTATTCCTTATTTGAGATGGCTTGATTTTGGTGGCTATGAGAAGGCCATGAAAGAAACTGCCAAGGAATTGGATGTGATGATAAGTGAGTGGTTAGAGGAGCATCGACAAAAGAGGGCTTTGGGTGAGGGCGTTGATGGAGCTCAAGACTTCATGAACGTGATGCTTTCCTCGCTTGATGGAAAAACTATTGACGGAATCGATGCAGATACCCTTATCAAATCTACTGTATTG ACAATAATTCAAGCAGGAACTGAAGCAAGCATTACTACTATTATTTGGGCAATGTGTTTGATATTGAAAAATCCTCTTatactagaaaaaataaaagcagaACTAGACATCCAAGTTGGAAAAGACAGATGCATATGCGAATCTGATATAAGTAACTTAGTATATCTTCAAGCTGTAGTCAAAGAAACTTTTAGATTGTACGCTCCAGGTCCCCTCTCATCACCTCGTGAATTCGCAGAGGATTGCACTTTAGGTGGCTACCATGTCAAAAAGGGAACTCGTCTAATTACAAATATTTGGAAGATTCACACGGATCCTAATGTTTGGTCAGATCCATTTGAGTTTAAACCAGACAGGTTTCTTACCACTCATAAAGATATTGACgttaagggtcatcattttCAGCTATTACCATTTGGAAGTGGTAGAAGGGTTTGCCCTGGAATATCCTTTGGCCTTCAAACAGTTCATTTGGCACTTGCTAGTTTCTTGCAttcctttgaaatcttaaatCCGTCAACTGAACCTCTTGATATGACTGAAGCCTTTGGAGTAACCAACACTAAAGCCACTCCACTTGAGGTTCTTGTTAAACCACGTTTATCTCCAAGTTGTTACAAAAGTAtgtga